The segment acaattagataatcattatatgacatcagttaggccaggttcacatctaatttcactatcactttcacctatcccttggtctgctggaccgctggggcaccagcaagatctgtcaaccttctttctccattcttttctttgtctttgacagaatttcattctgatattcttctgaaaatattgaaacctgccttttttacctgcctgggtggaccacttcgggggccgattttgattggtttgtgtttccacaccaaCTGTCTTTGAAACCTTGATTtcgtttgtatttttgtttgacTTAGTTTGTACTATTGGAGTTCAACTCCGAGCGTCTTTGACAGTGTTGATTGTGAATAGTTAAAAATGGCATCATCATAAACGTATTGAGACAAAATAGAGTCGGTGAAGTTAGCCTAATTGTTCAATTACTTCCAATATTTCCAGTAGGCTGGGAAATTTTAGTTGTTTCTTCACACTCAAATTcgcttttataataataataatagtctttaataataataatctttattgtccgtaaggaaatttgacttacaatttgtgcattacaccaaacaaaacattataactataaaaaacatattttgaaaTTTCCTAAAACCAAAACTTTGATAATTGATAGAGTCATAATTTTCTCTATTCATCGAAGTAAATTCATAACTTTCTGTGTTCATCAAAGTAGATTCATAACTTTCTCTGTTCATCGAAGTAGATTTATAACTTTCTCTGTTCATTGAGGTAGAATCATAACTTTCTCTGTTCATCAAAGTAGATTTATAACTTTCTCTGTTCATTGAGGTAGAATCATAACTTTCTGTGTTCATCAAAGTAGATTCATAACTTTCTGTGTTCATCAAAGTAGATTCATAACTTTCTCTGTTCATCAAAGTAGATTCATAACTTTCTGTGTTCATCAAAGTAGATTCATAACTTTCTGTGTTCATCAAAGTAGATTCATAACTTTCTCTGTTCATCGAAGTAGATTCACAATTTTCTCTATTCATCGAAGTAGATTCACAATTTTCTCTATTCATCGAAGTAGATTTATAACTTTCTCTGTTCATCGAAGTAGATTTATAACTTTCTCTGTTCATTGAGGTAGAATCATAACTTTCTGTGTTCATCAAAGTAGATTCATAACTTTCTGTGTTCATCAAAGTAGATTCATAACTTTCTCTGTTCATCAAAGTAGATTTATAACTTTCTCTGTTCATTGAGGTAGAATCATAACTTTCTGTGTTCATCAAAGTAGATTCATAACTTTCTGTGTTCATCAAAGTAGATTCATAACTTTCTCTGTTCATCAAAGTAGATTCATAACTTTCTGTGTTCATCAAAGTAGATTCATAACTTTCTCTGTTCATCGAAGTAGATTCATAACTTTCTCTGTTCATTGAGGTGGAAACATAACTTTCTCTGTTCATTGAGGTGGAATCATAACTTTCTCTGTTCATTGAGGTGGAAACATAACTTTCTCTGTTCATTGAGGAGGAATCATAACTTTCTCTGTTCATTGAGGTGGAATCATAACTTTCTCTGTTCATTGAGGTGGAAACATAACTTTCTCTGCAAATCGAGGTTGATCCAtacattaagttttttttttctttctctcgaTAATCAACGACTTTTTCTTTAGTTATCCTTCAATTATTGTAATCGGTCACCAATATCGAGATTGTCCTCAATATATCATCGTGGAGATCGATACTATTTATCATTCACTTTTGCAAATTACCTGGTTTTGTTGGTGACTTCGATTTCAGTGTCCCAACACTGACGAGTATCTAACAGTGAAACTAATTAAATGTTCTCCCAAGTTAAAACCCAGTATTTTGACTACTCTTAGGTCTCCGTACTTTGGcctattttgttgttgttctatgTAAAATAAAGCAATTTTAAAAGTCTATTGGTTCTATGCTTTCCACAATAGTTCTGTCTGGTTCAAGTCATTTCTGTGGCCTAGCTACAGTGTTTGAGATCTACCGTATACATCTACCTATAAAAATAGACAGCAATGGGTTAATGAAAGAAGCAGAGGTTTCCAAACTTTTTGACTTGGGGACCCTTTATATAGTCAAAACTTGCCCACAGACCCCTAAGTGAATAAACTATATAACCGCAAAGTATATAGTACATAGGTTACCGAGGtaataacaacaacattgtATGGAAGGTGGCGCATGTTTCTTGAGACTTGGATGAGGTTGATGATATTTTAGGAGTGTATTTATGTACGGCACAATGTTTGTCCTTAGCAACAGCGAATCTCAacgagcacacacacacacacacatttcgaGTCGGTTTAATTGATTTGTGATGAGGTtcaatgaattttattttttttaccaaataaaataagaagacGCCAAAGCAGTCAACAACTACTGTAACCATAATGCTGGATATAAAAGTACAACAACTTTTGTACCCATAATGCTGGATCTTAAAGTATAACAACATGTTCTGTAACCATGATGCTGGATATAAAAGTAGAACAACATGTTCTGTAACCATAATGCTGGATAGAAAAGTAGAATCTGTTTTTGAAACCAGAATATTTGGTATTCTTTTTCTAGATAGTTAAGTTCATCTTTTAAGGCTATTTCAATGAGCTGCTCCCGTAGTAGTatggattcatctgtgattggGATCTGAGTTCAAGGGTTCGATACCGGGTACCCAGTTGGGAATATTCAAGAGAAGAATGTCTTTAAAACTACttaatagacatattaaacaatGGAGTGGcgagttgattattattcaaattatccaatcagataaactggcttttagcgaagaagttattttatttgtatacaattttcttcTTTCTACGGACCCCCTAATGTCGTCTCAAGACCCCTTAAGGTCCGGGGATAACAGTTtaagaaccgctgatctagtaTATAACAAGTGacatctagtaggcctatgcaCCAGTACACAACCAGTATGCATCTAAATCTAGTACTGTACTACAACTAAAGAACAACTGGTACACAGTCAAACAGTCTTAGTATTCAAAGGGTATAGACTTTTGTGGAGGACAATACAGCAATAGGTACATCTTACATATTCcgtgattggggggggggaactcgGCATTACTGAGAAGTAGAAACACTGGTGTTGGGAATTGTATTTGTATCTGATCACACCATTGTGGAGTATTCAAGGATATTGAAGTATTGGAACTGAGAGCCTCGGTTGAAAGACTGTTGAAATGGCATGCTATATAAAGAATATCTTGTGTGTAGGAGTCTGACAACTGTTTTACAATGTTCTTACAAAAGAAACAGCATTTAATTGTAAACACTTGGAAATATACAACCcaaccatgtttttttttagcatgcACAAGAAAGGAAGAACTTAGTCAATTAGCAATTCATATTTGTTGCTTGATAACATTTGTAAAGATTTATTGCTACAGGGGCTGCAACTGTACAGAGaattagatctaaacatagatctagagggAGAAAACCTAGAGTGaacgtaattaaaaaaaaaataacaccaaAAATAAAGAAAGGACGCTTGGGTCATGAGTCCTTCCACAGCTAGCAAGAAgacaaacaatacaatagaaataaAGCTAGTTTATAGTTTGAAATATCTTTTCAGTGTTGTTGGCTATCGAggcagaaaaaaagaaacgacGAAACTCCGGAAAAAAATCACAGGAACACGGTAAAATATCACAAGAACtcggtaaaaaaaattacaggaACTCGGTAAAATATCACAAGAACTCGGTAAAAAAATCACAGGAACTCGGTAAAAAATCACAGGAACTCGGTAAAAAATCACAAGAACtcggtaaaaaaaattacaggaACTCGGTAAAAAATCACAAGAACtcggtaaaaaaaattacaggaACTCGGTAAAATATCACGGGAACTCGGTAAAAAATCACAGGAACTCGGTAAAAAATCATTGGAACTCGGTAAAAAAATCACTGGAACTCGGTAAAAAATCACAGGAACTCGATAAAAAACTACAGGATATTGGTAAAAAATCACAGGAACTCGGTAAAAAATCATTGGAACTCGGTAAAAAAATCACTAGAACTCGGTAAAAAATCACAGGAACTCGATAAAAAACTACAGGATATTGGTAAAAAATCACAGGATATTGGTAAAAATCACAGGAACTCGGTAAAAATCACGGGAACTCGGTTAAAAAAACACAGGAACTCGGTAAAAAATCATTGGAACTCGGTAAAAAATCACGGGAACTCGGTTAAAAAACACGGTAAAATATCACAAGAACtcggtaaaaaaaattacaggaACTCGGTAAAATATCACAAGAACtcggtaaaaaaaattacaggaACTCGGTAAAATATCACAAGAACTCGGTACAAAAAATTACAGGAACTCGGTAAAATATCACGGGAACTCGGTAAAAAATCACAGGAACTCGGTAAAAAATCACGGGAACTCGGTTAAAAAACACGGTAAAATATCACAAGAACtcggtaaaaaaaattacaggaACTCGGTAAAATATCACAAGAACtcggtaaaaaaaattacaggaACTCGGTAAAATATCACAAGAACTCGGTAAAAAAATCACAGGAACTCGGTAAAAAATCACAGGAACTCGGTAAAAAATCATTGGAACTCGGTAAAAAATCACAGGAAcacggtaaaaaaaaatcacagaaaCTCGGTAAAAAATCACAGGAACTCGGTAAAAAATCACAGGAACTCGGTAAAAAATCACAGGAACTCGGTAAAAATCATTGGAACTCGGTAAAAAAATCACTGGAACTCGGTAAAAAATCACAAGAACTCGGTACAAAAAATTACAGGAACTCGGTAAAATATCACGGGAACTCGGTAAAAAATCACAGGAACTCGGTAAAAAATCACGGGAACTCGGTTAAAAAAATCACAGGAACTCGGTAAAAAATCAAAGGAACTCGGTAAAAAATCATTGGAACTCGGTAAAAAAATCACAGGAACTCGGTAAAAAATCACTGGAACTCGGTAAAAAATCACAGGAACTCGGTAAAAAATCACAGGAACTCGGTAAAAAATCACTGGAACTCGGTAAATGTGGTAAAACAAAAGTGAtcttaaaattgttcatttttaattGACAATCAACAACATCATGGTGGTATTTTATCTAAGTGATTTTATCTAAATGATTTTGTCTGAGCGATTTTATCTTAtagattttatttgatttattttatctagTGGTTATATCTGAGTGATTTTATCTAAGCAATTTTATCTGAGTGATTTTATCTCAATTTTTATGTTAAGAATGAGTTAAATTAAAATTCACAACCAACGCTTTGATTTTTCACTACCAAAATTTTTGGGGGCTAAATGTGTAGTGAAATAGCTCTGTCAGCGCCACCTACAGAAGTATTGAAACCGTCAACATAGATGGTCATGATAAAATTTTCTCTAATCCACTTGATAGTCATGATAAAATTCTCTCTAAtccacaatatatatatatctataagcCTATTCTCCGCTATATGGCCTGCGACAAATGCCATTTTGTATCTTCACTAGATAGCCCTAGATataataagctttgtataaacTGAGTCAAAATAACTGAAAACCAATAGATACGTTTTATATAACGGTCATTAGAAAACTCTGTGAACATTTGTCTTTGGCTCAGCTTGGACGGAATGAGAACTTTGAGAACTAAAGATCTTCCTCCAGTTAGCATATTTGACACGCCTGACTCTGTCATAAAGGTCAGTCTGACACGGATGCACCAGATACTTATGAATATACAACGATAAAACCACCATCAAGATTTAGGTTACCTGTTTGCTTTGACGCTCAACTAAGTGCATGACTTCAAAGCAGTCCTCGTAAAACCggccattttttatttttttttgcaattaaaaCTCTACCGCTAGAGGCTCGATTGTTCTTGAGAAACTGGCTCATCCCCCAAATAGCCTTTACATGTATTGTCTGTagtgttgtttatttatttaaccagTGTCAAAACTTGATGAATGGTCAGAACGGCTCTGTGGATATAAGATGGTCTCTGgacaaacttaaaacaattgGAACAGAGGAGGGGAAGGGTGGGGGGAGGTGGCTAGACAGATTTATGAGGCCCACAACTTGGCCGTGTTCAAGTTGAGCTTCTTAGTTGGAAATTACTTGACCCCACCCCCTTCCCCTACAGACATCTTGTGCTCAGTATCTTGGAGACAAGGCTTTGGCAAACGGGGGCATTAGATGGACTAGATAATCTTAATTGGAAGGGAATAAAGTTGTTGGAATTTAGCTACGTAACCTCGAGAACACGCCCACTAGTGAAACATGGCGGCTAACAAGATGAAAGTACAGTGCCAATTAAAGATGTATTAGTTTACTGACAGATCAGAAAAATGGAGAATTAGGGACCAGAGTATTTGGACTGGGATCAGGGTATTTGGGACTGGGATCAGAGTATTAGGGACTGGAATCAAAGTGCTAGAGACTGGGATCAGAGTGCTAGGGACTACGATCAGAGTGTTAGGGACTTGGATCAGAGTGTTAGATACTGGAATCAGAGTGTTAGAGACTGGGATCAGAGTGTTAGAGACTGGGATCAGAGTGTTAGATACTGGGATCAGAGTGTTAGATACTGGGATCAGAGTGTTAGAGACTGGGATCAGAGTGTTAGAGACTGGGATCAGAGTGTTAGAGACTGGGATCAGAGTGTTAGAGACTGGGATCAGAGTGTTAGGGACTGGAATCAGAGTGTTAGAGACTGGGATCAGAGTGTTAGATACTGGGATCAGAGTGTTAGAGACTGGGATCAGAGTGTTAGATACTGGAATCAGAGTGTTAGAGACTGGGATCAGAGTGTTAGAGACTGGGATCAGAGTGTTAGAGACTTGGATCAGAGTGTTAGAGACTGGGATCAGAGTGTTAGAGACTGGGATCAGAGTGTTAGAGACTGGGATCAGAGTGTTAGAGACTGGGATCAGAGTGTTAGAGACTTGGATCAGAGTGTTAGAGACTGGGATCAGAGTGTTAGAGACTGGGATCAGAGTGTTAGATACTGGAATCAGAGTGTTAGAGACTGGGATCAGAGTGTTAGAGACTGGGATCAGAGTGTTAGAGACTGGGATCAGAGTGTTAGAGACTGGGATCAGAGTGTTAGAGACTACGATCAGAGTGTTAGGGACTGGGATCAGAGTGTTAGATACTGGAATCAGAGTGTTAGAGACTGGGATCAGAGTGTTAGAGACTTGGATCAGAGTGTTAGAGACTGGGATCAGAGTGTTAGAGACTTGGATCAGAGTGTTAGAGACTGGGATCAGAGTGTTAGAGACTGGGATCAGAGTGTTAGGGACTGGGATCAGAGTGTTAGAGACTGGGATCAGAGTGTTAGGGACTGGGATCAGAGTGTTAGGGACTGGGATCAGAGTGTTAGGGACTGGGATCAGAGTGTTAGAGACTGGGATCAGAGTGTTAGATACTGGAATCAGAGTGTTAGAGACTGGGATCAGAGTGTTAGAGACTGGGATCAGAGTGTTAGAGACTTGGATCAGAGTGTTAGAGACTGGGATCAGAGTGTTAGAGACTGGGATCAGAGTGTTAGAGACTGGGATCAGAGTGTTAGAGACTGGGATCAGAGTGTTAGATACTGGAATCAGAGTGTTAGAGACTGGGATCAGAGTGTTAGAGACTGGGATCAGAGTGTTAGAGACTGGGATCAGAGTGTTAGAGACTGGGATCAGAGTGTTAGAGACTACGATCAGAGTGTTAGGGACTGGGATCAGAGTGTTAGATACTGGAATCAAAGTGCTAGAGACTGGGATCAGAGTGCTAGAGACTAGGATCAGAGTGTTACATACTGGAATCAAAGTGCTAGTGAATGGGATCAGAGTGCTAGAGACTGGGATCAGAGTGTTAGATACTGGAATCAAAGTGCTAGAGACTGGAATCAAAGTATTAGGGACTGGGATCAGAGTGCTAGAGACTGGAATCAGAGTGTTAGATACTGGGATCAGAGTGCTAGAGACTGGAATCAAAGTGCTAGAGATTGGGATCAGAGTGCTAGGGACTGGAATCAGAGTATTAGGGACTGGAATCAAAGTGTTCGGGACTGGAATCAAAGTATTAGGGACTGGAATCAGAGTGCTAGGGACTGGAATCAGAGTATTAGGGACTGGAATCAAAGTGTTCGGGACTGGAATCAAAGTGTTTTTATAGACTGGAATCAGAGTGCTAGGGACTGGAATCAGAGTATTAGGGACTGGAAGCAAAGTGTTAGGGACTGGAATCAAAGTGTTTTATTAGACTGGAATCACAGTGTTAGGGACTGGAATCAGAGTGTTAGAGACTGGGATCAGAGTGCTAGAGACTGGGATCAGAGTGCTAGAGACTGGAATCAGAGTGCTAGGGACTGGAATCAGAGTGTTAGGGACTGGAATCAGAGTGTTAGGGACTGGAATCAAAGTGTTTTTATAGACTGGAATCAGAGTGTTAGGGACTGGAATCAGAGTGTTAGGGACTGGAATCAGAGTGTTAGAGACTGGGATCAGAGTGTTAGAGACTGGGATCAGAGTGTTAGAGACTGGGATCAGAGTGTTAGATATACTGGGATCAGAGTGTTAGAGACTGGGATCAAAGTGTTAGAGACTGGGATCAAAGTGCTAGAGACTGGGATCAAAGTGCTAGATACTGGAATCAGAGTGTTAGAGACTGGGATCAGAGTGTTAAAGACTGGGATCAGAGTGTCGTTCGGACTGGGATCAGAGTGTTAGGGACTGGGATAAGAGT is part of the Biomphalaria glabrata chromosome 10, xgBioGlab47.1, whole genome shotgun sequence genome and harbors:
- the LOC129928773 gene encoding bifunctional endo-1,4-beta-xylanase XylA-like — encoded protein: MRTLRTKDLPPVSIFDTPDSVIKGIWDWDQSIRDWNQSARDWDQSARDYDQSVRDLDQSVRYWNQSVRDWDQSVRDWDQSVRYWDQSVRYWDQSVRDWDQSVRDWDQSVRDWDQSVRDWDQSVRDWNQSVRDWDQSVRYWDQSVRDWDQSVRYWNQSVRDWDQSVRDWDQSVRDLDQSVRDWDQSVRDWDQSVRDWDQSVRDWDQSVRDLDQSVRDWDQSVRDWDQSVRYWNQSVRDWDQSVRDWDQSVRDWDQSVRDWDQSVRDYDQSVRDWDQSVRYWNQSVRDWDQSVRDLDQSVRDWDQSVRDLDQSVRDWDQSVRDWDQSVRDWDQSVRDWDQSVRDWDQSVRDWDQSVRDWDQSVRDWDQSVRYWNQSVRDWDQSVRDWDQSVRDLDQSVRDWDQSVRDWDQSVRDWDQSVRDWDQSVRYWNQSVRDWDQSVRDWDQSVRDWDQSVRDWDQSVRDYDQSVRDWDQSSARDWDQSVRYWNQSARDWNQSIRDWDQSARDWNQSVRYWDQSARDWNQSARDWDQSARDWNQSIRDWNQSVRDWNQSIRDWNQSARDWNQSIRDWNQSVRDWNQSVFIDWNQSARDWNQSIRDWKQSVRDWNQSVLLDWNHSVRDWNQSVRDWDQSARDWDQSARDWNQSARDWNQSVRDWNQSVRDWNQSVFIDWNQSVRDWNQSVRDWNQSVRDWDQSVRDWDQSVRDWDQSVRYTGIRVLETGIKVLETGIKVLETGIKVLDTGIRVLETGIRVLKTGIRVSFGLGSEC